From a single Apium graveolens cultivar Ventura unplaced genomic scaffold, ASM990537v1 ctg3688, whole genome shotgun sequence genomic region:
- the LOC141701309 gene encoding uncharacterized protein LOC141701309: protein MLGRLMQIIGLKRPMPGETQAQPGVLTPYYLSEPAWEGLCDYWETGTFSKLSENGRENVKKSDIKHSSGAKPFDQRYEELEKKLEKPPTLLEKFDVSYKKKGKVEEIGRTFKEVVERATEEGNSRDAPLSLANQRKRDIELLLEVCPPKKGKVKMFPRHTLMELVGIDEVSKYTTSQSSLVCIPERIPKSAYSIIGKVLTDLTNMVEAIEEIEVTRAKLDEEVQKLAARAYPNRDNLASKILWEEYIQIASHMTSPLCVRYKKIIIEDTRSNHMEVDEDDNDVHIDDLEYRFPL from the exons ATGCTTGGAAGACTGATGCAGATAATAGGGTTAAAGAGGCCCATGCCAGGGGAGACACAAGCGCAACCCGGCGTACTTACCCCCTACTACTTATCAGAACCTGCATGGGAGGGTTTATGTGACTACTGGGAGACTGGGACATTTTCCAAGTTGTCGGAAAATGGAAGGGAAAATGTCAAGAAGTCAGATATTAAGCACTCCAGTGGAGCGAAGCCTTTTGACCAACGTTATGAG GAACTGGAGAAAAAATTGGAAAAGCCTCCCACCCTTTTGGAAAAGTTTGATGTTTCGTACAAAAAGAAAGGAAAAGTGGAAGAAATAGGGCGAACGTTTAAA GAGGTCGTGGAGCGTGCAACGGAAGAGGGGAATTCTCGGGATGCACCACTATCTCTAGCCAACCAAAGGAAACGTGATATTGAACTATTGCTGGAGGTTTGTCCACCAAAGAAGGGAAAAGTTAAAATGTTCCCGCGCCATACCCTCATGGAGCTTGTTGGAATTGATGAAGTTTCCAAATATACCACTTCTCAGTCTTCTTTGGTCTGCATCCCAGAGCGCATTCCAAAGTCTGCATATTCTATTATAGGGAAGGTCCTGACAGATTTGACTAATATGGTTGAAGCAATAGAGGAGATCGAGGTTACACGTGCTAAACTTGACGAAGAGGTGCAGAAATTGGCTGCTCGTGCTTATCCAAACAGAGATAATCTCGCTTCTAAAATTTTATGGGAAGAGTACATTCAAATAGCATCACACATGACTTCTCCTCTTTGTGTGCGATATAAAAAGATTATTATAGAG GATACGCGCTCAAATCATATGGAGGTGGACGAAGATGACAATGATGTTCATATAGACGACTTGGAATATCGCTTCCCACTATAG
- the LOC141701300 gene encoding uncharacterized protein LOC141701300 → MNPPILSKAKPGEPLYLYIAAGERAVSSALIREENGSQSPVYYVSQVLKDAETRYPNLEKFALALVHSSRKLRQYFQGRKIKVITNQPLRKIIHKPDAFGRLVNWAIELSQINIKFVPRTPIKAQALAEFVMKCTFPEVLKVPTIQSGEEKETSSDNSWTLYVDGSATAERSGADLILSSPDGFTIQQAITFAFKATNNQAEYEALLSGLRLAKSLGVKLLIIYSYSQIVVRQTNGEYIAKDPQLARYQAMINREENSKSDELSKLVQNTSDLSSSVYFEELGATSTDRPEVLYINSPDNWMTPYIAYLKDATLPEDLNKACYLKYKAARFFLEDNQLYRRTFYAPTLKCVDPDEADYCLLEVHEGICGDHLSAKALAYKVIRQGYYWHTIHADAIAYVKKCSKCQKFSNVQKQSPSLPGSVLSPVSFAVWGIDIMGPFPREKGDLRYVLVEIDYMTKWAEAKAMRTINKQDCIKFMNSIVMRFGIPMVFISDNGPQFIGSDFEAYLKELGIKHKKAFVAHPRVNGQV, encoded by the exons ATGAACCCGCCAATTCTTTCGAAAGCCAAGCCCGGAGAGCCTCTTTATCTCTACATTGCAGCCGGGGAAAGAGCGGTCTCTTCTGCTCTCATACGGGAAGAAAATGGGTCACAGAGCCCGGTATACTATGTAAGTCAAGTCCTCAAAGATGCTGAAACCCGGTACCCAAACTTAGAAAAATTCGCCTTAGCTCTTGTACACTCAAGCAGGAAGCTAAGGCAATATTTTCAAGGCCGGAAAATCAAGGTGATTACTAATCAACCACTTCGTAAAATCATTCACAAGCCAGATGCCTTCGGGAGGTTGGTCAATTGGGCAATTGAATTGAGCCAAATCAACATCAAATTTGTTCCAAGGACGcctataaaagcccaggcattggccgAATTTGTCATGAAATGTACCTTCCCCGAAGTCCTAAAGGTACCAACAATTCAATCCGGAGAAGAAAAGGAGACTAGTAGTGATAATTCATGGACGTTATATGTTGATGGCTCGGCGACAGCCGAGAGGTCTGGAGCCGACTTGATCCTCTCCAGCCCAGATGGATTCACAATTCAGCAAGCCATAACCTTCGCTTTCAAAGCAACCAACAACCAAGCTGAGTATGAAGCACTCCTCTCCGGACTTAGGTTAGCCAAATCCCTTGGGGTAAAACTCTTAATCATCTATAGTTATTCCCAAATTGTGGTAAGGCAAACCAACGGAGAGTATATTGCGAAGGATCCCCAGCTGGCTCGATACCAGGCAATG ATAAACAGAGAAGAAAACTCCAAATCAGATGAGTTATCCAAGCTCGTCCAGAATACTTCAGATCTAAGCAGTTCAGTCTACTTCGAGGAGCTCGGGGCAACTAGCACCGATCGGCCCGAAGTCTTGTACATCAACAGCCCAGATAACTGGATGACTCCTTACATAGCTTATCTGAAAGATGCAACCCTACCAGAGGATCTGAACAAGGCATGCTACCTCAAGTATAAGGCTGCCCGGTTCTTTCTGGAAGATAATCAGCTATATAGGCGAACCTTCTATGCGCCAACTCTAAAATGTGTTGATCCGGATGAGGCGGATTACTGTCTCCTAGAGGTGCATGAAGGAATCTGCGGGGATCACTTATCTGCAAAAGCACTAGCCtacaaagtcatcagacaaggcTACTATTGGCACACTATCCACGCAGATGCAATTGCATATGTGAAGAAATGCAGCAAGTGCCAAAAATTCAGCAATGTGCAGAAGCAAAGTCCAAGCCTCCCGGGGTCAGTTTTATCCCCGGTCTCCTTCGCTGTTTGGGGAATCGACATCATGGGTCCGTTTCCCCGGGAAAAAGGAGATTTGCGTTACGTGTTGGTAGAAATCGATTATATGACTAAGTGGGCAGAAGCCAAGGCCATGAGAACCATCAATAAGCAAGACTGCATAAAATTTATGAATTCAATTGTGATGAGATTCGGGATTCCAATGGTTTTCATCTCGGATAACGGGCCGCAGTTTATTGGCTCGGATTTTGAAGCATATCTGAAAGAGCTCGGGATAAAACATAAGAAAGCATTCGTAGCCCATCCACGGGTAAACGGACAGGTATAG
- the LOC141701299 gene encoding uncharacterized protein LOC141701299 has protein sequence MNPPIFSKAKPGEPLYHYIAAEEREVSSALIREENGSQRGRKLRQYFQGREIKVITNQPLQKIIHNQDASGRLVNWEIELSQFNIKFVPRTTIKAHALAEFVMESTFPEVPEVPAIHSGEENETSSDNSWMLYVDGSATAERSGAGLILSSPNGFIIQQAITFAFKATNNQAKYEALLSGLRLAKSLGVKCLIIYSDSQIVVRQTNREYIAKDPKLARYQAMVRVILKTIPNSTILQINREENSKADELSKLIHNTSDLSSSVYFEELGAPSTDRPEVLCINSPDNWMTPYITYLKDGTLPEDLNKAHYLKYKAARFFLEDNQLYRRTFSAPTLKCVDPD, from the exons ATGAACCCGCCAATTTTTTCGAAAGCCAAGCCCGGAGAGCCTCTTTATCACTACATTGCAGCTGAGGAAAGAGAGGTCTCTTCTGCTCTCATACGGGAAGAAAATGGGTCACAGAGAGGCCG GAAGCTAAGGCAATATTTCCAAGGCCGGGAAATCAAAGTGATTACTAATCAACCACTTCAGAAAATCATTCACAACCAAGATGCCTCCGGAAGGTTGGTCAATTGGGAAATTGAATTGAGCCAGTTCAACATCAAATTTGTTCCAAGGACGACCATAAAAGCCCATGCATTGGCCGAATTTGTCATGGAATCCACCTTCCCCGAAGTCCCAGAGGTACCAGCAATTCATTCCGGAGAAGAAAATGAGACTAGCAGTGATAATTCATGGATGTTATATGTTGACGGCTCGGCGACAGCCGAGAGGTCTGGAGCCGGCTTGATCCTCTCCAGCCCCAATGGATTCATAATTCAGCAAGCCATAACATTCGCTTTCAAAGCAACCAACAACCAAGCTAAGTATGAAGCACTCCTCTCCGGACTTAGGTTAGCCAAATCCCTTGGGGTAAAATGCTTAATCATCTATAGTGATTCCCAAATTGTGGTAAGGCAAACCAACAGAGAGTATATTGCGAAGGATCCCAAGCTGGCTCGATACCAGGCAATGGTGAGAGTTATCCTGAAAACCATCCCGAACTCAACGATTCTGCAGATAAATAGAGAAGAAAACTCCAAAGCAGATGAGTTATCCAAGCTCATCCATAATACTTCAGATCTAAGCAGTTCAGTTTACTTCGAGGAGCTCGGGGCACCCAGCACCGATCGGCCCGAAGTCTTGTGCATCAACAGCCCAGATAACTGGATGACTCCTTACATAACTTATCTGAAAGATGGAACCCTACCAGAGGATCTAAACAAGGCACACTACCTCAAGTATAAGGCTGCCCGGTTCTTTCTAGAAGATAATCAGCTATACAGGCGAACCTTCTCTGCACCAACTCTAAAATGTGTTGATCCGGATTAG